In Leptospira licerasiae serovar Varillal str. VAR 010, the sequence TTCGCATAGGTCTTAAAATTATATCCGCCTTCTTTTCGGCCTTCTGCTGCTTTCCAATTTCCTGTTTGAGGATTGAAGAATACGATATCAGAAATCGCATCTCCGTTAAAATCTCCCTCAAAATATTCGGTGGAATTCGGAAGAACTTCCGGTTCGCTGGACGCTTGGTTTACTATATTCTGCCAAGTTAATATTCGAGAAGAACTGCTATATTTGAATTCGGGTTTTGTAGTATGGCGATCGGATTCTACAGTTTTGAGAATAGGTCTTCCGGAATCGAAGGAAGTATCGTATACAAGAGAATAAGTCCAAAGTTTACCGCCAGTCCAACCGACCTCTATCTTATCCAAAAGTCTGTCCATGGTCATAGTAAAACAGGAGCCATACTTACATAAGAATCGCCCCTTGACTTTGTGATAAACTTAACATATTGTTTTGCAGGAAATCCGCTTTTGCTATTCCCGGTATACTTGATCTCTTGGACATATAAATTCCGTTTTTCGGAGTAGTTAGAAGTGTCGTATGTGACCTGCATATAGTTTCCGTTCCGATCTTCCGTTTTGGAAAGATACCAACTATATGTTCTGGAAATTTGGTTTGGATCGTAGATCCGATTGGAAGCAGAGTCCCCAAAGATCGTCTTGGTCCCATCAGAGTCCAGAACCTCCCAGGTCCCCCCATTTTCTATATTCGTTAATTTTAATAGTGCAAAATCTTCTTCCGTGATTTCGGGTCTATACACTCCGTTCTCGTTAGAAGTGGAACCTGAGACTTTGATTAGTCTTTTTCCGTTCCAAGTAAATGTGTCTCTGGAATCATAGAACAAAGCCCCATATTCCGGAGTTCTTGTGATCGCTCCCAGTCCTATACTCCAGCCGATCCCAGTCCATCCATCTCCTCCAGTGGAAGAATACGATAACGCTAGGCTTGGCTGAACTCCTGCTCTTCCTGCGGGAACTTGGATTGGATAATTTAAGGAAACTGCACCGAAATTATTCGGTTCAGGTGGTGCGATAAACATGGCTCCGGCTAATGCATCTGCCTTTGTTTCCGGATCGTCTATCGCTTCGCTGTAGTTTGTAGAAATGGAAAATAGATCACTTCCTTCCGGTGCAGGTGCAGAACCGGGAGACAAGAAGGAAGTTCCAGATGGAAGTATTCCCGCTGCCCTAAACAGCCTATCTAAGGGACTGCCTCCGTTTCCACAGGAAGTAAAAAAGAACGAAAAGGCTGCGGATAAGATCCAAAATTTAAAAGAAGCTTGTGCTCTAATAAACGATACAAGTTTCTTTTTTTGAGCTGAAGATCCTTTTGACAGCATACTTTTCCCGTTCTCTTATATTCTATTTTCTTAATGGGAGTGAGCGGCTCTTTACGAAAGAACCGCCCTCGATTTGTTACGGAACGATTTGAACGCTAAGCGTATAATCTCTCTCGATCAAAGGAGCGATAAAGAAGTTGTTCAAACCGAACTGAAGAGAACCTGGATATACCACATCCAAATTGAAGCCTCGAATTACTTGTTGACTAGTATCCTGAGCAAACCAAACAGGTAGTGCTTTTGTATCATAAACACCAAGTGTCACACCTGATTGTGTTCCTTGATTGGTCGTGCTTAAGAAGAACTCTCCACTTCCTTTGAGAGCAAAAGGACTTAAAGAGACAGTTCGCCCTCTAATTGTTCTTTTACTATTTTCATAATGTTCCCATACGGAAAGTATCGTATTTCCTGTAATTAAAGTAGCTCCTGGTTTCTGTGTTGCATTAGCAGATACTGATCCGATTTGTAATGCATTCGTATACAAAAACTGACCGGTAGCAATATCCAATACTTTCAGATACATACCGCCATTTTGTGAATAAGTCACAAAGACTTGACCTCCCGAAAGTGATGCTTTTAGTGCATTTATATCGGACAACCCAGAAACAAGAGTTAGGTCTGACGATCCTAATTTCGATCCGGTACTTAAATCAACCCCTCTGGCATACCAAACATCGTCCATCGCTTTCCACACTACCATTCCCTTGTTCCCAGAAGCTTTAGCGAAAATAGGTCCAGGAACAACAGAAGACTCAGCGTCTAACAACATATCGGATATCGAAACGGCTGCTCCAGTAAGTATATTATACAGCTTAAAGTTTAGGGCTTTGTTGTATGTTGCTCCATTACGATAATGAACAGCTACCAAAACATTCGGATTACCTGAAGTGCTATCTACTCTACCCTCATATCGTCCATCACTATCATCTGCATGTACTACACTGCCAAGATTAAAGTAATCAATAGCTACAACACCGGTCGAAGTGTTGTAGATACGTCCCCTAAGGACCTTGGTAAAGGTGCTACCGCTTTGTAAGGTATCACCCCATACTACCATTGCCCTATCGGAAGAAGCGGTTGCATCAATCCTAGACCAATCACCATGATCAAAACTTCTAGTAACAATCTTTGTCTCGGCTAAGATTGCCGAGTAAGTCCCACTCATATTTCTTATAGATAAATAAATATCTTTCGCATTCTCCCAAACGATTGCCACTTTACCATTATCCAATTTAGCGACTAGTTCACCTGGAGAAGTGATTGCAGTGGTATTGATTTGGAATTGAGCACCTAACACAGTTCCTGTAGAGATTTGGAATACTTTACCATAAAGGTTTGTATCTCTTCTCCAAATTACCATCGTTACGTCACCTTGGGTAACGGAAACTGGTTCTCCCAAAGGAACGGCTGTTCCTGGGTCACTAACAATATAATCGCTATTTAAAGTCCCTACTTTATAAGTACGACCACTATTTGTAGTAAGTTGGAACATACCACCAGAAAGGAAGCTTGTGAATCCTCCCGCATCTGTCCAAGAGTTCCAATAAGGAACACCTTTGTTATAATTCCCCATCCAGTTAACTGCTAAATAATCAGGAGTGTATCCGAGACATCCGGAAGGATGGAAAAGATTTGCTCCCGAGCAAGATACGGTCGCGGAGGTTAATAGAGGTAGATATTGTGGGAGAGAATAGTTAGAAGCAGGAGTTCCGTTTGTTTGAGTATTCCAATCCGTTACGAAAGAATTGTCCACAATCAAACGTGCATCGGGTGCAGCTAATGCTCCCGGAATAGTTACCCCTGTAGTCTTGATATTCTTCTTCTTCATAGCGGTATCAACAACTACCGTAAAAGAACCATCCGGGTACCCGGGAGTTGGAGTGCTACTTACTACTGTATATGGATACGTATCCCCACTAACGTAAATGGAATCATTTACTTCTATCGTTCCATACACTCCTGAAAGATAAATTGTATTATCTCCAATACTTGTTGGAGAACTTAATACCCCTCTCATTTTTTTCACATCGGTGTATTTTAACGGCCAAATAGTTCTGCGATATGCACTGTTTAAAGCCGGACGAACATAGATGTTTACTAAACTATTTTCAGGATCTACAACTGTGCTAAGCTGAGGCATACGGAGACAAATTCTGAATGTTTGGTCTGCATAACCGGAAGTGTCTATCCACATCTTTTGTATTTTATAAGCGTCCACGGCATCCGTGTCTTTATAGACATGGACCCAATCAGTTCTTTGTCCACCAAAGCCTAAGCTGATCTCAAAATCCATTACTTGATCAATATTGAATCGTTTGGTCGCAACCACAGGAGAATATTTGAAATCCGTAAAGTACTGGTAAGAACCACCATTTTCAGGTAAGCCAAAGTTAGGATTCAAATATTTAGTTTGGTCCAACTTCACAGTAAATACTACTTTTTCATTAAATCCAACTTTTCCTACATAGAAAGATTTTTGATCCGGCTCATAAGGGTTTTCACCGAACTGAGATAGATCCCATTGAGTATTTAATTTAAAGAAAGAGTTTGGATCATTTGCGTCGATGGCTCCTCCAGTAGGAGTAGAACCAGAAGACCCAATCGGAGTAGCTCCATAAGGAGGATTTACTTCATTTTTAGCTAAATCCTTTACGGAAATATAAACTATATCGTAATAATCCCCTGCCCAAATGATAGAATCCACGCCCTTTACCATCTGTGCTTTTTGAATATTGCCCGGATCGAAGATGCGGATATTAGAACCATCTACCCAGAACTCAGTTGGATCATTATATTTTCCGTTAGAATAGATCGCCCAAACCCCTGCAGTTCTCTTCTCTTCGTCCGTCCAGGCAGAAAACGGTTTTTGAACACAAGCAGTACGGCTGACTCCATCGCTACCTGAGAATGTTTGGTTTTCACAAGGTAATGTAGTAGATACTCCGGCAAAGGACTTGATTCCCTTTAAATGGATTTTGGATTGGCCGAGAGCAGGAGCGAACTCGCTAAAGTCGATAACATAGTCTCCGTATTCA encodes:
- a CDS encoding LIC12048 family lipoprotein translates to MNNLFNLKPGTKVSAQALGGAIDPTGTTILNDFDGDGILNINETTTNVWVADYPEIDTVVAPPITMKVAILKSSTGESDEIVSEINSDDIESNKNEGSESVHQNELNLRTVQFQDQYKREAEMSESNDTEGSLSVSTSMEVKGPAETGVSMSGSVATSYKQANSWSKRFLEEATTTKWADKPFKNNIDKEAKTVKSDSASQKARKYRSEKSSKINETSKIDANAGYVRAALYIKNRSVNMPVKLSNILCTLMFEDARGNLIPVQSFRLRNDDYSLFQVEVYGGDDFGPYVVELPNLNTAEIENAIASGYTPKIFIVDYTMTHVADSNYKSALLSFTGDNLRIVEENAKGRTSLIKVFGPQIREKYRVAAFDDLSVENPCTTKTATTLAPGVTLQKALERVACSGVQIEYGDYVIDFSEFAPALGQSKIHLKGIKSFAGVSTTLPCENQTFSGSDGVSRTACVQKPFSAWTDEEKRTAGVWAIYSNGKYNDPTEFWVDGSNIRIFDPGNIQKAQMVKGVDSIIWAGDYYDIVYISVKDLAKNEVNPPYGATPIGSSGSTPTGGAIDANDPNSFFKLNTQWDLSQFGENPYEPDQKSFYVGKVGFNEKVVFTVKLDQTKYLNPNFGLPENGGSYQYFTDFKYSPVVATKRFNIDQVMDFEISLGFGGQRTDWVHVYKDTDAVDAYKIQKMWIDTSGYADQTFRICLRMPQLSTVVDPENSLVNIYVRPALNSAYRRTIWPLKYTDVKKMRGVLSSPTSIGDNTIYLSGVYGTIEVNDSIYVSGDTYPYTVVSSTPTPGYPDGSFTVVVDTAMKKKNIKTTGVTIPGALAAPDARLIVDNSFVTDWNTQTNGTPASNYSLPQYLPLLTSATVSCSGANLFHPSGCLGYTPDYLAVNWMGNYNKGVPYWNSWTDAGGFTSFLSGGMFQLTTNSGRTYKVGTLNSDYIVSDPGTAVPLGEPVSVTQGDVTMVIWRRDTNLYGKVFQISTGTVLGAQFQINTTAITSPGELVAKLDNGKVAIVWENAKDIYLSIRNMSGTYSAILAETKIVTRSFDHGDWSRIDATASSDRAMVVWGDTLQSGSTFTKVLRGRIYNTSTGVVAIDYFNLGSVVHADDSDGRYEGRVDSTSGNPNVLVAVHYRNGATYNKALNFKLYNILTGAAVSISDMLLDAESSVVPGPIFAKASGNKGMVVWKAMDDVWYARGVDLSTGSKLGSSDLTLVSGLSDINALKASLSGGQVFVTYSQNGGMYLKVLDIATGQFLYTNALQIGSVSANATQKPGATLITGNTILSVWEHYENSKRTIRGRTVSLSPFALKGSGEFFLSTTNQGTQSGVTLGVYDTKALPVWFAQDTSQQVIRGFNLDVVYPGSLQFGLNNFFIAPLIERDYTLSVQIVP